A window from Candidatus Dojkabacteria bacterium encodes these proteins:
- a CDS encoding nucleotidyl transferase AbiEii/AbiGii toxin family protein — protein MISLKEINSSYPPKLQMFSLGILREYIQYKILEAIYGSRYNNNLVFMGGTALRIVHNNQRFSEDLDFDNVKLNKLEFESLVGLVKSELTLEGFQVETRVVYKKAFHCYIKIPDILYKEGLSDLPNQKITIRIDTMPQNYIYSSEVHLLDKFDVYQNIKVVPISTLLSQKIAALLERKRSKGRDFFDVSFLISQNIKPDMVYLRQKLGTTSSQSLKQRLAERAREADLTRMAADVKPFLFDKSHAARVINFISQTARL, from the coding sequence ATGATTAGCCTGAAAGAAATAAACAGTAGTTATCCTCCAAAGCTACAAATGTTTTCTCTTGGTATTTTAAGAGAATATATCCAATATAAAATACTTGAAGCAATTTATGGATCAAGATATAACAATAATCTTGTTTTTATGGGAGGTACCGCATTAAGGATTGTACACAATAACCAGAGATTTTCAGAAGACCTTGATTTTGACAACGTTAAGCTTAATAAGCTTGAGTTTGAAAGCCTTGTTGGTCTTGTTAAGAGTGAATTGACGCTCGAAGGCTTTCAGGTAGAAACTAGAGTTGTGTATAAAAAAGCTTTTCATTGCTATATAAAAATCCCAGATATCTTGTATAAGGAGGGCTTGTCTGATTTGCCGAATCAAAAGATTACAATAAGGATTGACACAATGCCCCAAAATTATATTTACAGTTCAGAGGTACATTTACTAGACAAATTCGATGTTTACCAAAATATCAAAGTTGTTCCAATTTCGACCTTATTATCTCAAAAGATTGCAGCTTTACTTGAGCGGAAAAGGTCTAAGGGTAGAGACTTTTTTGATGTTTCGTTTTTAATAAGTCAAAATATTAAGCCCGATATGGTGTATCTTCGACAAAAACTTGGGACAACCAGTTCTCAAAGCTTGAAGCAAAGATTAGCTGAAAGGGCGAGAGAGGCTGATCTAACGAGGATGGCTGCGGACGTTAAACCGTTTCTGTTTGATAAGTCACATGCAGCAAGAGTTATCAATTTTATAAGCCAAACTGCAAGGCTCTAG